From the Hevea brasiliensis isolate MT/VB/25A 57/8 chromosome 15, ASM3005281v1, whole genome shotgun sequence genome, one window contains:
- the LOC131173925 gene encoding uncharacterized protein LOC131173925 isoform X2: MEEKNETIEQSVMAEEQVEAPAPQSVEGLTVPVLPVQITAQMAQQMATFFQQLANNLSAQAQVQTQPPQGQCEMEKREKPMGQSSNSNLRKRKEFEEPRAQGYDRDGSLRQKPLRSSHRTTRSSYPPRQCETCGRYHGGICYKAFGACYNCGKLGHFAKDCTKPPRSALRSSQTVSQSQDRNRVGTPHHYNTVNQPEYSSAPVRASTMRQGERAETSDVAAGKKSIEQ, translated from the exons atggaagagaagaatgagacaatagaacagtctgtgatggcagaagaacaagttgaggccccagctccacaaagtgtcgaaggtctgactgtaccagttttaccggtacaaattactgcacaaatggcccaacaaatggccactttctttcaacaactggctaataatctgtcagcccaagcccaagtacagacccaacccccacaagggcagtgtgaaatggaaaaaagggagaaacctatgggtcagagctcgaacagtaatttgagaaagagaaaagaatttgaggaaccccgagctcagggatacgatagagatggatcattaagacagaaaCCACTAAGGTccagtcatcgaacaactagaagttcctaccctccccgccaatgtgaaacttgtggaagatatcatggtgggatatgctataaggcctttggagcctgctacaattgtggaaaacttggacactttgctaaagattgtactaaaccacctcgatctgctctccggagttcacagaccgtcagtcagagtcaagatagaaatagagttggtactcctcaccactataacacagtgaatcaacccgaatatagtagcgcaccagtcagagcgtccactatgcgccaaggagaaagagcagaaacttcagatgtagctgctg gtaagaagagcatagagcagtaa
- the LOC131173925 gene encoding uncharacterized protein LOC131173925 isoform X1, which translates to MEEKNETIEQSVMAEEQVEAPAPQSVEGLTVPVLPVQITAQMAQQMATFFQQLANNLSAQAQVQTQPPQGQCEMEKREKPMGQSSNSNLRKRKEFEEPRAQGYDRDGSLRQKPLRSSHRTTRSSYPPRQCETCGRYHGGICYKAFGACYNCGKLGHFAKDCTKPPRSALRSSQTVSQSQDRNRVGTPHHYNTVNQPEYSSAPVRASTMRQGERAETSDVAAVSKDSGKGKETLSPDQETVIRGKKSIEQ; encoded by the exons atggaagagaagaatgagacaatagaacagtctgtgatggcagaagaacaagttgaggccccagctccacaaagtgtcgaaggtctgactgtaccagttttaccggtacaaattactgcacaaatggcccaacaaatggccactttctttcaacaactggctaataatctgtcagcccaagcccaagtacagacccaacccccacaagggcagtgtgaaatggaaaaaagggagaaacctatgggtcagagctcgaacagtaatttgagaaagagaaaagaatttgaggaaccccgagctcagggatacgatagagatggatcattaagacagaaaCCACTAAGGTccagtcatcgaacaactagaagttcctaccctccccgccaatgtgaaacttgtggaagatatcatggtgggatatgctataaggcctttggagcctgctacaattgtggaaaacttggacactttgctaaagattgtactaaaccacctcgatctgctctccggagttcacagaccgtcagtcagagtcaagatagaaatagagttggtactcctcaccactataacacagtgaatcaacccgaatatagtagcgcaccagtcagagcgtccactatgcgccaaggagaaagagcagaaacttcagatgtagctgctg ttagtaaagactcagggaaagggaaggaaacactgagtccagaccaggagacagtcatcagag gtaagaagagcatagagcagtaa